One Schistocerca cancellata isolate TAMUIC-IGC-003103 chromosome 1, iqSchCanc2.1, whole genome shotgun sequence genomic region harbors:
- the LOC126095829 gene encoding cuticle protein 7-like has product MAHQVLLCACALLSAASAGYLGSPAVSYSAAPALRGGLPYNAGLRLTGPAGSATAAASARLPAGGLSATLLGGALGGAYPGVGGAYSRQATGYSGVAPGYAGLGRLGASSAEAVDAYYDTNPQYSFSYSVSDALTGDAKQQQESRSGDVVEGSYSLVEPDGSVRTVQYMAAPGAGFNAVVSKDGVPAGTSSLGAAVAPAVAVSKAALPGAAGYSLPPAAAAGVYGAPLKTANATVATRHSKVHY; this is encoded by the exons ATGGCTCACCAG GTACTGTTGTGCGCATGCGCGCTTCTAAGCGCGGCCAGTGCGGGCTACCTGGGCTCTCCCGCCGTCTCCTACTCGGCGGCTCCCGCCCTGCGAGGTGGCCTTCCTTACAACGCTGGACTCAGACTCACAG GTCCAGCAGGTAGCGCCACAGCAGCAGCGAGTGCCAGACTGCCTGCTGGCGGCCTATCAGCCACTCTCCTCGGTGGGGCCCTAGGTGGCGCCTACCCTGGCGTCGGTGGTGCCTACTCTCGACAGGCCACCGGCTACTCTGGCGTCGCTCCCGGTTACGCCGGCCTGGGCCGCCTGGGTGCGTCCTCCGCCGAGGCCGTCGACGCCTACTACGACACCAACCCGCAGTACAGCTTCAGCTACAGCGTCAGCGACGCCCTGACCGGCGacgccaagcagcagcaggagagccGCAGCGGCGACGTGGTGGAGGGCAGCTACAGCCTGGTCGAGCCCGACGGCAGCGTCCGCACTGTCCAGTACATGGCTGCCCCTGGAGCCGGTTTTAATGCTGTCGTCTCCAAGGACGGAGTCCCCGCCGGGACTTCTTCTCTTGGAGCAGCTGTCGCCCCTGCCGTTGCTGTCTCtaaagctgctcttccag GAGCTGCTGGCTACTCGCTGCCCCCAGCTGCCGCCGCTGGAGTCTACGGAGCGCCCCTGAAGACCGCAAACGCCACAGTCGCCACCCGTCACTCCAAGGTCCACTACTAG